A single window of Deltaproteobacteria bacterium DNA harbors:
- a CDS encoding HdeD family acid-resistance protein, with the protein MGIISRDWWIYVLRGILAIAFGLLALLWPGLTLGVLVFLFGIYVIFEGVLALSAAFRNRQRRLWWVLFLEGIAGIVVGIFAFAWPGLTAVILLLFIAIWAILTGILEITAAIQLRKQLKGEWALGLTGILSILIGLFLLISPGPGALALIWLIGIYAILFGVLLLILGFKLRDA; encoded by the coding sequence CTGGGCATTATATCAAGAGACTGGTGGATTTATGTTCTGAGGGGAATTCTGGCCATCGCCTTCGGGTTATTGGCCCTCCTCTGGCCTGGATTAACCCTCGGGGTGCTGGTGTTTCTTTTCGGCATTTACGTAATCTTTGAAGGCGTTTTGGCCCTCTCAGCGGCCTTTCGCAACCGGCAGCGGCGCCTGTGGTGGGTGCTTTTCCTGGAAGGGATTGCAGGTATCGTAGTGGGGATATTTGCATTTGCCTGGCCGGGACTTACTGCGGTAATTCTTCTCCTGTTCATCGCCATCTGGGCCATTCTGACCGGGATCCTGGAAATTACAGCTGCAATACAGCTTCGAAAACAGTTGAAGGGCGAATGGGCACTCGGGCTTACCGGCATATTGTCCATCCTGATTGGACTTTTTCTTCTGATCAGCCCCGGGCCGGGGGCTCTGGCCCTGATCTGGCTGATCGGAATTTATGCCATCCTTTTCGGTGTGCTTCTGTTGATT